Proteins encoded within one genomic window of Mycolicibacterium monacense:
- the ppk2 gene encoding polyphosphate kinase 2: protein MTDTEIDLHALLSAGHGYTVRDDDDDDPVLLDRDGNAIQTWRERYPYDERMPREEYEALKRKLQIELLKLQRWSKRTGARHVILFEGRDAAGKGGTIQRFMEHLNPRGARTVALEKPTDEEKSQWYFQRYVQHLPTAGEMVLFDRSWYNRAGVEKVMGFATERQQAEFMRQAPLFEEMLVNEGLHLTKFWFSVSPAEQRTRFAIRLVDPLRHWKFSDMDIEAVRRWDDYTRAKEMFQRTDTDHAPWIVVKTNDKKRGRINAMRFLLSKFDYDDKDPDVVGEPDPLIVGRALED from the coding sequence GTGACCGACACCGAAATCGACCTGCACGCCCTCTTGAGCGCCGGCCACGGCTACACCGTCCGCGACGATGACGACGACGACCCCGTCCTGCTCGACCGGGACGGCAACGCGATCCAGACCTGGCGCGAGCGTTACCCCTACGACGAGCGGATGCCCCGCGAAGAATACGAGGCGCTCAAACGCAAGCTGCAGATCGAACTGCTCAAGCTGCAGCGCTGGAGCAAACGCACCGGCGCCCGCCACGTCATCCTCTTCGAGGGCCGCGACGCCGCAGGCAAGGGCGGCACCATCCAGCGGTTCATGGAGCACCTCAACCCCCGTGGCGCCCGCACCGTCGCGCTCGAGAAGCCCACCGACGAGGAGAAGTCGCAGTGGTACTTCCAGCGCTACGTCCAGCACCTGCCGACCGCCGGTGAGATGGTGCTGTTCGACCGGTCCTGGTACAACCGCGCCGGCGTGGAGAAGGTGATGGGCTTCGCGACCGAACGCCAGCAGGCCGAATTCATGCGCCAGGCACCGCTGTTCGAGGAGATGCTCGTCAACGAGGGTCTGCACCTGACGAAGTTCTGGTTCTCGGTGTCGCCGGCCGAGCAGCGCACCCGGTTCGCCATCCGGCTCGTCGACCCGCTGCGGCACTGGAAGTTCTCCGACATGGACATCGAAGCGGTGCGGCGCTGGGACGACTACACCCGCGCCAAGGAGATGTTCCAGCGCACCGACACCGACCACGCTCCGTGGATCGTCGTCAAGACCAACGACAAGAAGCGCGGACGGATCAACGCCATGCGCTTTCTGCTGTCGAAGTTCGACTACGACGACAAAGACCCGGACGTCGTCGGCGAACCGGATCCGCTGATCGTCGGGCGCGCACTGGAGGATTAG
- a CDS encoding adenylate/guanylate cyclase domain-containing protein gives MASVPETLYARDGDAHLAYQVVGDTGPDAGPDVLFVPTATFPIDLMWDEPTVAGHLHHLASFSRLILTDLLGTGSSDAVPIKDRPAMQSWADGLVAVLDAVGSESATVFGMSESGLPVLLLAASHPHRVRSLVLCNPFARYIRGPDQPFGMPEPMLARYIDAAEHAVGSGALVDQLAPSWSGDKAKRRWWGRAERLAGGPAHFRAILELFLHTDVRPTLESIQAPTLLLHRRGDRHVRGDHAVDMARRIPHARRIELDGDDNAWFAGDADRVLDEIESFVTGGRAAPQSNRVLSTVLFTDIVGSTELAAGLGDGAWTAMLAAHDRMVQTQVAGARGAVVKFTGDGALATFDGPARAINCAKAIRESVAELGLTIRAGMHTGEVEVADGDVHGIAVHIAARIMGLAAPGEVLVSGVVPPLVLGSRFEFTDRGRYELKGVPQRWPVFAVRD, from the coding sequence ATGGCGTCGGTTCCGGAGACGCTGTATGCCCGGGATGGCGACGCCCATCTCGCGTACCAGGTTGTCGGCGACACAGGACCCGATGCCGGCCCCGACGTGCTCTTCGTGCCGACGGCGACGTTCCCCATCGATCTGATGTGGGATGAGCCCACGGTCGCCGGTCACCTGCACCACCTGGCGTCGTTCAGCCGGCTGATCCTGACCGACCTGCTCGGGACCGGGAGTTCTGATGCGGTACCGATCAAAGACCGCCCGGCGATGCAATCCTGGGCGGACGGACTGGTGGCGGTGCTCGACGCGGTGGGAAGCGAATCGGCGACGGTGTTCGGAATGTCGGAGTCAGGGCTGCCGGTCCTGTTACTGGCGGCCAGCCACCCGCACCGGGTGCGGTCGCTCGTGTTGTGCAACCCGTTCGCGCGGTATATCCGCGGGCCCGATCAGCCGTTCGGCATGCCGGAGCCGATGCTCGCGAGGTACATCGACGCGGCCGAGCATGCGGTGGGCAGTGGCGCCCTCGTGGATCAGCTGGCGCCGAGCTGGTCGGGCGATAAGGCCAAGCGCCGGTGGTGGGGGCGCGCCGAGCGGCTGGCCGGCGGGCCCGCGCACTTCCGGGCGATTTTAGAACTGTTCCTGCACACCGATGTGCGGCCCACGCTGGAAAGTATTCAGGCGCCGACCCTGCTGCTGCACCGGCGGGGCGACCGTCACGTCCGCGGGGACCACGCGGTGGACATGGCCCGGCGGATCCCGCACGCGCGCCGCATCGAACTCGACGGCGACGACAACGCCTGGTTCGCCGGTGACGCCGACCGCGTGCTCGACGAGATCGAATCCTTCGTCACCGGCGGTCGCGCGGCCCCGCAGTCGAACCGGGTGCTGTCCACCGTGCTGTTCACCGACATCGTGGGATCGACCGAGCTGGCCGCGGGGCTCGGCGATGGGGCGTGGACGGCCATGCTCGCCGCGCACGACCGGATGGTCCAGACGCAGGTCGCCGGCGCGCGCGGCGCGGTGGTGAAGTTCACCGGCGACGGAGCGCTGGCGACCTTCGACGGTCCGGCGCGGGCGATCAACTGCGCCAAGGCGATTCGGGAAAGCGTCGCAGAACTCGGCCTCACCATCCGCGCCGGGATGCACACCGGTGAGGTGGAGGTGGCCGACGGCGACGTCCACGGCATCGCGGTGCACATCGCCGCGCGCATCATGGGGCTGGCGGCACCCGGTGAGGTGCTGGTGTCCGGGGTGGTGCCGCCCCTGGTGCTGGGGTCCCGGTTCGAGTTCACCGACCGGGGCCGATATGAGCTCAAGGGTGTCCCGCAGCGATGGCCCGTCTTCGCGGTGCGCGACTGA
- a CDS encoding serine/threonine-protein kinase — protein MPLGDGTKIAGYTIRRMLGSGGMGEVYLAQHPRLPREDALKVLKSSISADPDFVERFNREADLAAKLWHPHIVGIHDRGRYRGRLWISMDFVDGTDVGRLLQQKYPDGMPADDALEIVEAVASALDYAHSRGLLHRDVKPANILIADVENDERRILLGDFGVARDLADDAGGGLTQTNMTVGTAAYAAPEQLMGLDVDGRTDQYSLAVTAFHMLTGAPPFQNSRPTVVVGQHLNTPPPLLADTHPELAPLDAAMQRALAKNPDERFDTCTEFARALVTPESPAPAANLDEAETMVRAVAPPPPPAPAQPAKPTARRRTGGWLVAAAAVLVAVAAVLAYLVFAPGKQEPAPEPFTLAGTLRLPDEVVTTGGLPGGYTCAGTKTFGDIGPNTPVTVEDEAGKLLAKGAIRGSASEREGCSLAFRVNEVPSGAKFYRVQVADHPQVNYTEEEAKAGVEFAIAHAQPEPEPSPSPSTVTAAPPPPPPPRTVTVTPDADDSSLQQLRAYARNDHAYVSRYLTDMWLPQLSAKRVGLEAEGVVWDNEQILEEHLAIRDEYPDARLLWSGDWKTFDGRNFWITIVGLTSPDYTDVLAWCSDQGFDRDHCIAKIVSNSRGPSGTTKTNP, from the coding sequence ATGCCGTTAGGGGACGGTACGAAGATCGCCGGGTACACGATCCGGCGGATGCTCGGCTCAGGGGGAATGGGCGAGGTCTACCTCGCCCAGCATCCGAGGCTGCCGCGTGAGGATGCGCTCAAGGTGCTCAAGTCGAGCATCTCGGCCGATCCCGACTTCGTCGAGCGGTTCAACCGCGAAGCCGATCTGGCCGCCAAGCTCTGGCACCCGCACATCGTCGGCATCCACGACCGCGGACGGTACCGGGGCCGGTTGTGGATCTCGATGGACTTCGTCGACGGCACCGACGTCGGCCGCCTGCTGCAGCAGAAGTACCCGGACGGTATGCCGGCCGACGATGCGCTGGAGATCGTCGAGGCGGTCGCGAGTGCGCTGGACTACGCCCACAGCCGGGGACTGCTGCACCGCGACGTCAAACCGGCCAACATCCTGATCGCCGATGTCGAGAACGACGAACGGCGCATCCTGCTGGGCGACTTCGGCGTCGCCCGTGACCTGGCCGACGACGCCGGTGGCGGCCTGACCCAGACGAACATGACCGTCGGCACCGCGGCCTACGCCGCCCCCGAGCAACTGATGGGGCTCGACGTCGACGGCCGCACCGACCAGTACTCGTTGGCGGTGACCGCCTTCCACATGCTGACCGGGGCGCCACCGTTCCAGAACTCCAGGCCGACCGTCGTCGTCGGGCAGCACCTGAACACCCCGCCACCGCTGCTCGCCGACACCCATCCCGAGTTGGCACCGCTCGACGCGGCGATGCAGCGCGCGCTGGCGAAAAATCCCGACGAGCGGTTCGACACCTGTACGGAATTCGCGCGGGCGCTGGTGACGCCGGAGAGTCCGGCGCCGGCGGCGAACCTCGACGAGGCCGAGACGATGGTCCGGGCCGTGGCGCCGCCGCCTCCTCCCGCGCCTGCGCAGCCGGCCAAACCCACTGCACGCCGCCGCACGGGCGGGTGGCTGGTGGCTGCGGCCGCCGTGCTGGTGGCCGTCGCGGCTGTCCTCGCGTATCTCGTCTTCGCTCCCGGGAAACAGGAGCCTGCGCCCGAGCCGTTCACGCTTGCCGGGACGCTGCGCCTGCCCGATGAGGTGGTCACGACCGGCGGGCTCCCGGGCGGCTACACATGCGCGGGCACCAAGACTTTCGGCGACATCGGGCCCAACACCCCGGTGACCGTCGAGGACGAAGCGGGCAAGCTGCTCGCCAAAGGTGCGATCCGAGGCAGCGCCAGTGAGCGTGAGGGGTGCTCACTGGCGTTCCGGGTCAACGAGGTCCCGTCCGGGGCGAAGTTCTACCGGGTGCAGGTGGCCGACCATCCGCAGGTGAACTACACCGAGGAGGAGGCGAAGGCCGGCGTCGAGTTCGCGATCGCCCACGCGCAGCCCGAGCCGGAACCGTCACCGTCGCCGAGCACGGTGACGGCGGCACCGCCACCACCGCCGCCGCCGCGGACCGTGACTGTCACGCCGGATGCGGACGACAGCAGTCTCCAGCAGCTACGGGCCTACGCGAGGAACGATCACGCCTACGTGTCCCGGTATCTCACGGATATGTGGTTGCCGCAGCTCAGCGCCAAGCGGGTAGGCCTCGAGGCCGAGGGCGTCGTATGGGACAACGAGCAGATCCTCGAGGAGCATCTGGCAATACGCGACGAGTATCCGGACGCGCGGTTGCTGTGGTCAGGCGACTGGAAGACCTTCGACGGCCGCAACTTCTGGATCACCATCGTCGGATTGACTTCACCCGACTACACAGATGTTCTGGCGTGGTGCAGTGACCAGGGTTTCGATCGGGACCACTGCATCGCCAAGATCGTCAGCAACTCGCGGGGCCCGTCGGGGACCACGAAGACGAATCCCTGA
- a CDS encoding wax ester/triacylglycerol synthase domain-containing protein, translating into MTTRLSALEATALYTQTSTTPAHTVSVIVLDASERLSHDALGQWIAAGLPRSARFRSRLVGKPFDVGQPVWAEIDDFDPGPQIHRATVPAPGDGRDVAALVTKLTSGQQDWHRWLWEAWTIDGLAGGRWALAVKMSPVLSGASAVRDCLLTGAPGSGYRTPMEPGAGPPPSLGELVADTLSEMVENQLTGAWMLTDAVAGTLPAVRRGLAELAPPAGPASVSVFAAPLTKRRAMAFVSIPMAEVKTVSDAFGGNTANVLLAACTLSLRAWLERHDAVPDEALLMEVPLSLPAGDPAEAGETVAMGRVRMPVHLDDPVQVLTDLHTATERLNIAHSDIGEDLDGAVDLASVVSLLPPWAIRMGARAYRKLGMSRLRATTCHGSVSFAAGPSGPAFCAGAEVVGMFTAEPMVEGRGLNVTATSHAEVMDLCLTACPDTVPWVDDIARGIGDALQLLLDAAGRSPRGEGRSVVTEMTSYTPKRSRRA; encoded by the coding sequence ATGACCACTCGATTGTCCGCCCTCGAGGCGACGGCGCTGTATACGCAGACCTCCACGACACCCGCGCACACGGTGTCGGTGATCGTGCTCGACGCGTCCGAACGGCTCAGCCATGACGCGCTGGGTCAGTGGATCGCCGCAGGGTTACCGCGTTCGGCCCGGTTCCGCAGCCGACTGGTCGGTAAACCCTTCGACGTGGGCCAGCCCGTGTGGGCGGAGATCGACGATTTCGACCCCGGCCCGCAGATTCACCGCGCGACGGTGCCCGCCCCCGGAGACGGGCGCGACGTCGCGGCGCTCGTCACGAAACTCACCTCAGGACAACAGGATTGGCATCGATGGCTGTGGGAGGCCTGGACCATCGACGGTCTGGCGGGCGGCCGGTGGGCGCTGGCGGTGAAGATGTCGCCGGTGTTGAGCGGTGCTTCGGCGGTTCGGGACTGCCTGTTGACCGGCGCACCGGGATCCGGGTACCGCACACCGATGGAGCCCGGTGCGGGCCCGCCCCCGTCGCTGGGTGAACTCGTCGCGGACACCCTGAGCGAGATGGTGGAGAACCAGCTGACCGGGGCGTGGATGCTGACCGACGCGGTGGCGGGGACGTTGCCCGCGGTCCGCCGCGGACTCGCCGAGCTCGCACCGCCGGCCGGGCCCGCGTCCGTTTCCGTATTCGCCGCCCCGCTCACCAAACGGCGGGCCATGGCGTTCGTGTCGATCCCGATGGCCGAGGTCAAGACGGTCAGCGATGCGTTCGGCGGGAACACCGCGAACGTGCTGCTCGCCGCCTGCACGCTGTCGCTGCGGGCCTGGCTGGAGCGCCACGATGCGGTGCCCGATGAGGCGCTGCTCATGGAGGTCCCGCTCTCGCTGCCTGCGGGTGATCCCGCGGAAGCGGGTGAGACGGTCGCGATGGGCAGGGTGCGCATGCCGGTCCACCTCGACGACCCGGTGCAGGTGCTCACCGACCTGCACACGGCGACGGAGAGGTTGAACATCGCACACAGTGACATCGGCGAAGATCTCGATGGCGCAGTCGATCTCGCCTCGGTGGTTTCGCTGCTTCCGCCGTGGGCGATCCGCATGGGGGCGCGGGCCTACCGGAAACTGGGGATGTCCCGACTGCGCGCGACGACATGCCACGGCAGTGTCTCGTTCGCGGCCGGGCCGTCCGGTCCGGCGTTCTGCGCGGGCGCCGAGGTGGTCGGGATGTTCACCGCCGAGCCCATGGTGGAGGGCCGCGGCCTGAACGTCACGGCGACCTCGCACGCCGAGGTGATGGACCTCTGCCTTACCGCGTGCCCGGACACCGTGCCGTGGGTCGACGACATCGCGCGGGGGATCGGCGACGCGCTGCAGCTGCTGCTCGACGCGGCCGGGCGGTCACCGCGCGGAGAGGGCCGGTCGGTGGTCACGGAGATGACTTCCTACACCCCGAAGCGCTCACGCCGGGCGTGA
- a CDS encoding DUF5994 family protein encodes MSKATRRRANPAGSGVEVDEHAPRLRLKDDAPVSGYVDGAWWPHSGDLPSELPDLVAALRIRLGPVARVRYGLSEWAAAPRKISVDGRVVRMDGYHRQPPHTIGVSGVRGSEIVLLVVPAQTEADRAHTIVMAAATTADASSVDSLLEASGRVY; translated from the coding sequence ATGTCGAAGGCGACGAGAAGAAGAGCAAATCCCGCGGGTTCTGGCGTTGAGGTGGACGAGCACGCACCACGGCTGCGGCTGAAGGACGACGCCCCGGTCAGCGGGTACGTCGACGGCGCATGGTGGCCGCACAGTGGCGATCTGCCGTCGGAACTTCCCGATCTGGTTGCGGCACTGAGGATTCGCCTCGGCCCCGTGGCTCGCGTGCGATACGGCCTGTCCGAGTGGGCGGCTGCACCGCGCAAGATCTCCGTCGACGGGCGAGTCGTCCGGATGGACGGCTATCACCGCCAGCCGCCGCACACGATCGGGGTCTCCGGCGTGCGGGGCAGTGAGATCGTCCTGTTGGTGGTGCCGGCGCAGACCGAAGCGGATCGTGCCCACACCATCGTGATGGCCGCTGCCACCACCGCCGACGCGTCGAGTGTCGATTCGCTGCTCGAAGCCAGTGGCCGGGTGTACTGA
- a CDS encoding DUF6307 family protein has translation MASPITFRTPYDVRVDLVKNTITAHSDLDDAAAGELAVHILHTLNSIPEKMR, from the coding sequence ATGGCTTCGCCCATAACTTTCCGAACGCCCTACGACGTCCGCGTCGACCTGGTCAAGAACACGATCACCGCGCATTCCGACCTCGACGACGCCGCGGCGGGTGAGCTCGCCGTGCACATTCTGCACACGCTCAACTCGATCCCCGAAAAGATGCGCTGA
- a CDS encoding glycosyltransferase, with translation MTALSDVLSQRVSRTPSFGVLSTYAPTPCGVAAFSGALCDGLNELGADVGVVRVAADAGAVAAADSIVDSTDPRVVGELADGSAQRCAALLNRYDVAFIQYQYGIYGGAAGEHVLDILDRLDVPSIVVAHTIPKAPSVQQRAVLEAIIAKADRVVVISDAAHARLRLSYNVDHDKISTIPHGVTLPRGAAPKRAGRPTLLTWGQIGPGKGIERVIDAMPSLSDVPGRPQYLVVGQSDPRISAEEGQAYRQSCVERAQRLGVADSVRFDDCYRSQTALTAIARSAAAVVLPYDSTDQAASGVLAQAVASGRPVVATAFPHAVELLGTGAGIIVDHDDPAALATALRRVLTQPRLAGEMAGEGRRLAPTMAWPVVSASYLRLAQKMLTGRSALVY, from the coding sequence TTGACTGCTTTATCTGACGTTTTGTCGCAACGTGTTTCGCGTACCCCGAGTTTCGGTGTGCTCAGCACCTACGCGCCGACGCCCTGTGGGGTCGCGGCGTTCAGTGGGGCGTTGTGCGACGGGTTGAACGAACTCGGCGCCGACGTCGGAGTGGTCCGGGTCGCGGCTGACGCCGGTGCCGTCGCTGCCGCCGATAGCATCGTGGACTCGACGGATCCGCGCGTGGTCGGAGAGCTGGCCGACGGTTCGGCGCAGAGGTGCGCGGCGCTGCTCAACCGGTACGACGTGGCGTTTATCCAGTACCAGTACGGCATCTACGGCGGCGCCGCCGGTGAGCACGTGCTCGACATCCTCGACCGACTGGACGTCCCGTCGATCGTGGTGGCCCACACGATCCCGAAGGCCCCGAGTGTCCAACAGCGTGCGGTGCTCGAGGCGATCATCGCCAAGGCAGACCGCGTCGTGGTGATCTCCGATGCCGCGCACGCACGACTGCGCCTGAGCTACAACGTGGATCACGACAAGATCAGCACCATCCCGCACGGGGTCACGCTGCCGCGCGGCGCCGCGCCGAAGCGTGCAGGGCGGCCCACGCTGCTCACCTGGGGCCAGATCGGGCCCGGCAAGGGTATCGAGCGGGTCATCGACGCGATGCCCTCGCTGAGCGACGTTCCGGGCCGGCCGCAGTATCTCGTTGTCGGACAATCAGATCCGCGCATCTCCGCCGAGGAGGGCCAGGCCTACCGGCAGTCCTGCGTCGAGCGCGCCCAGCGGCTCGGTGTGGCGGACTCGGTGCGCTTCGACGACTGCTACCGCAGCCAGACGGCGCTGACGGCGATCGCCCGTTCGGCGGCCGCGGTGGTGCTGCCCTACGACTCGACCGACCAGGCGGCCTCCGGTGTGCTCGCCCAGGCGGTCGCCAGCGGCCGACCGGTCGTGGCCACCGCCTTCCCGCACGCCGTCGAATTGCTCGGCACCGGAGCGGGAATCATCGTCGACCACGACGATCCGGCCGCGCTGGCGACGGCGTTGCGTCGGGTGCTCACCCAGCCGCGCCTGGCCGGTGAGATGGCGGGTGAGGGCCGCCGCCTCGCGCCGACGATGGCATGGCCCGTGGTGAGCGCGAGCTACCTGCGCCTGGCGCAGAAGATGCTCACCGGACGTTCGGCGCTGGTCTACTAG
- a CDS encoding N(5)-(carboxyethyl)ornithine synthase: MTRSTDTEPLSLGVLARSRKPDERRLPVHPAHLSRIAPELRDRIFLETGYGSDFGVTDDALAELVGGIRTREELIDECGVILLPKVQAEDLSAMCEGQIVWGWPHCVQDAALTQVAIDRRLTLIAFEAMNHWKSDGGFGLHVFHKNNELAGYCSVLHAMQLAGITGSYGRRLRAAVIGFGATARGAVTALNAHGVDDVRVLTTREVAAVGSPIPGTRIVQMGQDEDGRSWADTPEDDNLPLEQFLAGHDIVVNCVLQNPSAPLIFLTTDDLPAFAPGSLLIDVSCDVGMGFSWSRPTTFREPAVTMDNGLLYYAVDHSPSYLWNSATWEISEALLPHLETVLAGPAAWAESATISRAIEIRDGAVLNPAILDFQHRAPGYPHPLLAPEDR; the protein is encoded by the coding sequence ATGACAAGAAGCACTGACACAGAACCTCTTTCGCTCGGCGTCCTGGCCCGCTCGCGGAAACCGGACGAACGCCGGCTGCCGGTCCACCCGGCACACCTGAGCAGGATCGCCCCTGAACTGCGCGATCGGATCTTCCTCGAGACCGGTTACGGATCGGACTTCGGCGTCACCGACGACGCGCTCGCTGAGTTGGTCGGCGGGATCCGCACGCGCGAAGAACTGATCGACGAGTGCGGGGTCATCCTGCTGCCCAAGGTGCAGGCCGAGGATCTCTCGGCGATGTGCGAGGGACAGATCGTCTGGGGTTGGCCACATTGCGTGCAGGACGCCGCGCTGACGCAGGTCGCCATCGACCGTCGCCTCACGCTGATCGCGTTCGAGGCGATGAACCACTGGAAGTCCGACGGCGGCTTCGGCCTGCACGTCTTCCACAAGAACAACGAACTCGCCGGATATTGCTCGGTGCTGCACGCCATGCAGCTGGCCGGGATCACCGGCAGCTACGGCCGGCGGCTGCGCGCCGCCGTCATCGGCTTCGGCGCCACCGCCCGCGGTGCGGTCACCGCGCTCAACGCCCACGGCGTCGACGACGTGCGGGTGCTGACCACCCGCGAGGTCGCGGCCGTCGGCTCCCCCATCCCCGGCACCCGGATCGTGCAGATGGGTCAGGATGAGGATGGCCGCAGCTGGGCCGACACGCCCGAGGACGACAACCTCCCGCTCGAGCAGTTCCTCGCCGGCCACGACATCGTCGTCAACTGCGTCCTGCAGAACCCGTCGGCGCCGCTGATCTTCCTCACCACCGACGATCTGCCGGCCTTTGCGCCCGGCAGCCTGCTCATCGACGTCTCGTGCGACGTCGGCATGGGGTTCAGCTGGTCGCGGCCCACCACGTTCCGCGAACCGGCCGTCACGATGGACAACGGACTGCTCTACTACGCCGTCGACCACAGTCCGTCGTATCTGTGGAACTCGGCGACCTGGGAGATCAGCGAGGCGCTGCTGCCCCACCTCGAGACCGTCCTCGCCGGCCCCGCCGCCTGGGCGGAGAGCGCCACGATCTCGCGGGCCATCGAGATCCGCGACGGCGCCGTGCTCAACCCCGCGATCCTCGACTTCCAGCACCGCGCCCCGGGTTACCCACACCCATTGCTGGCACCCGAAGACCGGTGA
- a CDS encoding cyclopropane mycolic acid synthase family methyltransferase encodes MADTSSAAPKAESQWLSKSASQTRGSDKGEVQFHYDISNEFFKLWQDPNQVYSCAYFEKDDYTLEQAQMAKIDLSLGKLGLKPGMTLLDIGCGWGATIMRAVEKYDVNVIGLTLSENQKRHIEEHWFANSKSDRKMEVRLQPWEDFNGQVDRIVSIGAFEHFGFNKYDDYFKKTFDWMPEDGVQMLHTIIIPEDEEIKAKGLPLTMSRVRFIKFIMDEIYPGGRLPLASMVKEHAVKAGYTVTREQHLQEHYVKTLDTWARNLEARKDEAIEITNEVIYERFLKYLDGCADLFREGYTDVAQFTLEKAPV; translated from the coding sequence GTGGCAGATACATCGAGTGCAGCACCCAAGGCAGAGTCCCAGTGGCTGTCTAAGTCGGCTTCGCAGACCCGCGGCTCCGACAAGGGCGAAGTCCAGTTCCATTACGACATCTCCAATGAATTCTTCAAGCTGTGGCAGGACCCGAACCAGGTCTACAGCTGCGCCTACTTCGAGAAGGACGACTACACCCTCGAACAGGCCCAGATGGCCAAGATCGACCTGTCACTGGGCAAGCTCGGCCTGAAGCCGGGCATGACGCTGCTCGACATCGGCTGCGGCTGGGGCGCCACGATCATGCGGGCCGTCGAGAAGTACGACGTCAACGTCATCGGCCTGACGCTCTCGGAGAACCAGAAGCGCCACATCGAGGAGCACTGGTTCGCCAACTCGAAGAGCGACCGCAAGATGGAGGTCCGGCTGCAGCCGTGGGAGGACTTCAACGGCCAGGTCGACCGGATCGTGTCGATCGGCGCCTTCGAGCACTTCGGCTTCAACAAGTACGACGACTACTTCAAGAAGACCTTCGACTGGATGCCCGAGGACGGCGTGCAGATGCTGCACACGATCATCATCCCGGAGGATGAGGAGATCAAGGCCAAGGGGCTGCCGCTGACGATGTCGCGCGTGCGGTTCATCAAGTTCATCATGGACGAGATCTACCCCGGTGGCCGTCTGCCGCTGGCCTCGATGGTCAAGGAGCACGCCGTCAAGGCCGGCTACACCGTGACCCGCGAGCAGCACCTGCAGGAGCACTACGTCAAGACCCTCGACACCTGGGCGCGCAACCTCGAGGCACGCAAGGACGAGGCCATCGAGATCACCAACGAGGTGATCTACGAGCGCTTCCTCAAGTACCTCGACGGCTGCGCCGACCTGTTCCGCGAGGGCTACACCGACGTCGCGCAGTTCACGCTCGAGAAGGCACCCGTTTAG
- a CDS encoding cyclopropane mycolic acid synthase family methyltransferase yields the protein MTDSGSGGSTTTSTETSTATMKVAYEDVQAHYDISNEFFGLWQDPTRTYSSAFFERDDMTLEEAQLAKIDLALGKLDLHPGMTLLDVGCGWGAMMKRAVEKYDVNVIGLTLSKNQRSLGQQVLDGIDTSRSRQVMLRGWEEFEQPVDRIVSIEAFEAFPKERYKAFFDLCHRIMPADGRMVLQTIMGHPLKRWPELGVPITMTDLRFMRFIAKEIFPGGSVPCDEDVIEYSTAAGFSVAERDDLTASYVRTLNTWAQALEAHRDQAIAVTSEEVYDRYMKYLLGCADFFNRNVSYVEQFTLVK from the coding sequence ATGACGGACAGCGGGTCGGGGGGCTCGACAACAACCTCGACGGAGACTTCGACGGCCACCATGAAGGTGGCCTACGAGGACGTTCAGGCCCACTACGACATCTCCAACGAGTTCTTCGGGCTCTGGCAGGACCCGACGCGGACGTACAGCTCCGCCTTCTTCGAGCGTGACGACATGACGCTGGAAGAGGCGCAGCTGGCCAAGATCGACCTGGCGCTCGGCAAGCTCGACCTGCATCCCGGTATGACTCTGCTCGACGTGGGCTGCGGCTGGGGCGCGATGATGAAGCGCGCGGTCGAGAAGTACGACGTCAACGTCATCGGCCTCACCCTGAGCAAGAATCAGCGGTCGCTGGGTCAGCAGGTCCTCGACGGCATCGACACCTCCCGGTCGCGTCAGGTCATGCTGCGCGGCTGGGAGGAGTTCGAGCAGCCCGTCGACCGCATCGTCAGCATCGAGGCGTTCGAGGCGTTCCCGAAGGAGCGCTACAAGGCGTTCTTCGATCTGTGCCACCGCATCATGCCCGCCGACGGCCGCATGGTGCTGCAGACGATCATGGGTCACCCGCTCAAGCGCTGGCCGGAGCTGGGTGTGCCGATCACCATGACCGATCTGCGGTTCATGCGGTTCATCGCCAAGGAGATCTTCCCCGGCGGTTCGGTGCCGTGCGACGAGGACGTCATCGAATACTCCACGGCGGCAGGGTTTTCCGTCGCCGAACGCGACGACCTCACCGCCAGCTACGTCCGGACGCTGAACACCTGGGCCCAGGCCCTGGAGGCTCATCGCGACCAGGCGATCGCGGTGACCAGCGAAGAGGTCTACGACCGGTACATGAAGTACCTGCTGGGCTGCGCGGACTTCTTCAACCGCAACGTCAGCTACGTCGAGCAGTTCACGCTGGTCAAGTAG